From Shewanella psychrophila, a single genomic window includes:
- a CDS encoding helix-turn-helix domain-containing protein — MNISTEDDIRLVLANNLEYLMTLNGLGQKELENRTSSFHKVNQRTISSYLRTDGELGNATILKVQALARAFDLSVSELLNPNLRSKGNRQLETLSLQNTDEEIALVNNIKLDDINFMKGLIKFCIKESAFLLVETNMINQDQAKTIFDLTEDISTTSTLILRHKGIDKTTGKLSNTLKSYIK; from the coding sequence ATGAACATTAGCACTGAAGATGATATTAGGCTTGTACTAGCCAACAATCTAGAATACTTAATGACCCTTAACGGACTAGGGCAAAAAGAATTGGAAAATAGAACAAGTTCTTTTCACAAAGTAAATCAACGCACGATTTCATCATATTTAAGAACAGATGGGGAATTGGGCAACGCAACAATATTAAAAGTTCAGGCGCTAGCCAGAGCATTTGATTTATCAGTATCAGAACTGCTTAATCCAAACTTGAGAAGTAAAGGTAATAGACAACTTGAAACACTATCACTCCAAAACACAGATGAAGAAATAGCTCTGGTAAACAACATAAAGTTAGATGACATTAACTTTATGAAAGGCCTTATTAAGTTTTGCATTAAAGAATCAGCTTTTCTTTTGGTTGAAACGAATATGATAAACCAAGATCAAGCTAAAACTATTTTTGATCTTACAGAAGATATATCAACAACATCCACCTTAATTCTCAGACATAAGGGCATAGATAAAACTACTGGGAAATTATCTAACACGTTAAAATCTTATATAAAATAA